One part of the Anaeromyxobacter sp. Fw109-5 genome encodes these proteins:
- a CDS encoding ketopantoate reductase family protein produces MRIVVVGAGGVGGLLAGLLARAGVQVGVVARGAHLEAIRSEGIAVESPLGTFTARVAAEPAPGALGPADAVLVAVKSWQVPEVAPSLTPLLAGGGVAVPLQNGVEAAGQLAQVLGPERVAGGTIAVLAWIAGAGRVQHVGSTPRLALGERGDLARAPSPRLEALAAALRAAGAEAAVTPDIEAAVWEKFLFVEPLGAIGAVSRAPIGVVRSVPETRQLLALAQEEVAALARARGVALPPDAAARALARVDTVQADGTISMQRDLGAGRASELADQTGAVVRLARAAGVAAPVHETLLAALLPQELAARGRIEPFART; encoded by the coding sequence ATGCGCATCGTCGTCGTCGGAGCGGGAGGGGTCGGCGGTCTCCTGGCGGGGCTCCTCGCCCGCGCGGGAGTCCAGGTCGGGGTCGTCGCGAGGGGCGCACACCTCGAGGCGATCCGGAGCGAGGGGATCGCCGTCGAGTCCCCGCTCGGCACCTTCACCGCGCGCGTCGCCGCGGAGCCCGCGCCGGGCGCGCTCGGGCCCGCCGATGCGGTGCTCGTCGCGGTGAAGTCCTGGCAGGTGCCCGAGGTCGCGCCGTCCCTCACGCCGCTCCTCGCCGGCGGTGGCGTCGCCGTCCCGCTGCAGAACGGGGTGGAGGCGGCCGGCCAGCTCGCCCAGGTGCTCGGGCCGGAGCGCGTCGCCGGGGGGACGATCGCCGTGCTGGCGTGGATCGCGGGCGCAGGGCGCGTGCAGCACGTGGGGTCGACGCCGCGCCTGGCGCTCGGCGAGCGGGGCGACCTCGCGCGCGCGCCCTCCCCCCGCCTGGAGGCGCTCGCCGCCGCGCTCCGGGCCGCCGGGGCGGAGGCCGCGGTGACGCCCGACATCGAGGCGGCCGTCTGGGAGAAGTTCCTCTTCGTGGAGCCGCTCGGGGCGATCGGCGCCGTGTCGCGCGCGCCGATCGGGGTCGTCCGCAGCGTCCCGGAGACACGCCAGCTCCTCGCCCTCGCGCAGGAGGAGGTCGCCGCGCTGGCGCGCGCCCGCGGGGTCGCGCTCCCTCCCGACGCCGCGGCCCGCGCGCTCGCCCGCGTCGACACGGTGCAGGCGGACGGGACCATCTCGATGCAGCGCGACCTCGGCGCGGGGCGCGCGTCCGAGCTCGCGGACCAGACCGGCGCGGTGGTCCGCCTCGCGCGCGCCGCCGGGGTGGCGGCGCCGGTCCACGAGACGCTGCTCGCGGCGCTGCTCCCGCAGGAGCTGGCGGCGCGGGGGCGGATCGAGCCGTTCGCGCGGACGTGA
- a CDS encoding TolC family protein, whose protein sequence is MSLRDPGAWCRALAAASIAALASEARGAEELALADAVQRALAASAEVRAAEAEVRAAAETRRVAGRLLADNPMVEAAAGRRDGTAEYEAALSQRLEPWGQRGARADAAEAALRAAEARRAVRRGEVLAEVRTLFAGVRAARERAAVEAEAARIAVDAERASVARERAGDVSRLEVIAARVASGRAGRGRLVAEEDRAAAEAALELALGLEPGALRELALAPGTPRAAITPADEAALADQALERRADVAAARADAEAARAGSRLAGREAIPSPALGVAWAREEGEDIVQGTLAVELPLFRRNEVARAEASARASTAEAHLAGLVRRVRQEVRLAAGRVRSARAAVEALGDGAIAAVEENAALVERAHAEGRLGFVEVALLRGQLLDARRDRIDAVERLARAEAELGRVTGEQPGR, encoded by the coding sequence GTGTCTCTCCGTGATCCCGGGGCCTGGTGCCGCGCGCTCGCGGCGGCGTCGATCGCGGCGCTCGCCTCGGAGGCGCGGGGCGCGGAGGAGCTCGCGCTCGCCGACGCCGTGCAGCGCGCGCTCGCGGCGAGCGCCGAGGTGCGGGCGGCCGAGGCCGAGGTGCGCGCGGCGGCGGAGACGCGTCGCGTCGCGGGCCGGCTGCTCGCGGACAACCCCATGGTCGAGGCCGCGGCCGGGCGGCGCGACGGGACGGCCGAGTACGAGGCGGCCCTTTCGCAGCGGCTCGAGCCGTGGGGGCAGCGCGGCGCCCGGGCAGACGCGGCGGAGGCGGCGCTCCGCGCGGCGGAGGCCCGGCGCGCGGTGCGGCGCGGAGAGGTGCTCGCGGAGGTGAGGACGCTCTTCGCCGGGGTGCGCGCCGCGCGGGAGCGGGCCGCGGTCGAGGCGGAGGCGGCGCGGATCGCCGTCGACGCCGAGCGGGCGTCCGTGGCGCGGGAGCGGGCGGGGGACGTGTCCCGGCTCGAGGTGATCGCCGCGCGGGTGGCGAGCGGCCGCGCGGGTCGCGGACGGCTCGTCGCCGAGGAGGACCGCGCCGCCGCGGAGGCGGCGCTGGAGCTCGCCCTGGGGCTCGAGCCGGGCGCGCTGCGTGAGCTCGCCCTCGCGCCTGGCACGCCGCGCGCGGCGATCACGCCCGCGGACGAGGCGGCGCTCGCGGACCAGGCGCTGGAGCGACGCGCCGACGTCGCCGCCGCCCGCGCGGACGCGGAGGCCGCCCGCGCCGGCTCGCGCCTCGCCGGGCGCGAGGCCATCCCCTCGCCCGCGCTCGGCGTGGCCTGGGCGCGCGAGGAGGGCGAGGACATCGTGCAGGGGACGCTCGCCGTCGAGCTGCCCCTCTTCCGGCGCAACGAGGTGGCGCGGGCGGAGGCGTCCGCGCGGGCGTCCACCGCGGAGGCCCACCTCGCCGGCCTCGTGCGCCGCGTTCGGCAGGAGGTGCGGCTCGCGGCCGGACGCGTCCGTAGCGCGCGCGCTGCCGTCGAGGCGCTCGGGGACGGCGCGATCGCGGCCGTCGAGGAGAACGCCGCGCTCGTCGAGCGCGCCCACGCGGAGGGGCGCCTCGGCTTCGTCGAGGTCGCGCTCCTGCGGGGCCAGCTCCTCGACGCGCGGCGCGATCGGATCGACGCCGTCGAGCGGCTCGCGCGCGCCGAGGCGGAGCTGGGGAGGGTGACGGGGGAGCAGCCGGGGCGCTGA